In the Uranotaenia lowii strain MFRU-FL chromosome 1, ASM2978415v1, whole genome shotgun sequence genome, ATCAAGCATTCTCGTTCGAAATGGCTCATGGATCCGGCAGCGAGGAACGTTTCGATGACTTCTACACCGAGGTAGGTGCAATTAACTTGAGTTTAGTGGATCTATTCGACCCAAGTTGCTTTGTTGTTTTCAGATAAAAGAGATCGAAAAGCGCGATTCAGTGCTGACTTCCAAGCAGCAAATCGAGAGATTGCTCCGGCCCGGAGCaacttatttcaatttgaatccttTTGAGGTGCTCCAATTGGACCCGGAGACGCCGATCGAGCAGATCAAAAAAAGATATCGAACACTGTCAATTTTGGTTCATCCGGATAAGAATCAAGACAATTCGGAACGGGCCCAACAAGCTTTCGAAGTTGTCAACAAAGCTTGGAAGACGTTGGAAAACGAGGTAGCTAGAAAGCGATGTCTGGAAGTTTACCAGGAGGCAAAAGAACGTACTGATCAGATGATCTTGGAGAAGCGGAAAAAGCTACGTAAGGAAGGCAAACATGAAGCTGTGCCCGAGGACGATCCAGATAAATACAAACATGCCGTTTATGTAATGGTAATGAAGCTTTTTGCCGATATGGAACGTCGTCGGCAGCAGCAGGACTCCCGTGACCAAGAGGAGCGCAAACGAAAACGGGAGCAGGAAATCGAAGAGGAAGAGGATCGGAAATATCAACAGGAGTGGCAGAAAAACTTTGAGGAATCTCGGCAGAATCGGGTTAATAGTTGGCAAAACTTCCAGGCCAGTGCCTCAACTTCATCGAGCAAAccgaaaaagtcgaaaaaaccTAAATATGCCTCCTTCAATCCGCCCAAAATCAAACCCGAATCACGATAATCAAATTCCAgaatgtttttggaaaaaatcacaatattttttttcctttcattcCTTTCTGTTCTCCAACGAATATTTAGCTGTAAAGCATCCTTATTTTCCTGGAGCTGGACATTtgtcgacaaaaacaaacaagctcttaaaaaaacattcaaattttatttcatgccTATACACTAAACGCAGATTTATAGTGCTCTACAATAGATATAACAAAAAAACGGCTACACGAGAAATAGTTGAAAAACCGATGCATTTTTCTGTTCGCACTAAGAAATTAGAAGTAGAAAAAAGATGCTACGGAAAGATTTTTACggtttttatttacattatttCTTTGTCTTGTAACCCCTGCCATCTTGGGTTAGAACATAAAACCAACAGCATACTTTATTTCCGGGAAGTTGATATCGCGAAAATATGTGCAAACTACACAACTTTTAAACATTGATCGTAAGATACAGTAGACTCGGACTGAACGATCTA is a window encoding:
- the LOC129740272 gene encoding dnaJ homolog subfamily C member 8, which gives rise to MIVLVRILHPNRTRFFFATQFRILPGNQAFSFEMAHGSGSEERFDDFYTEIKEIEKRDSVLTSKQQIERLLRPGATYFNLNPFEVLQLDPETPIEQIKKRYRTLSILVHPDKNQDNSERAQQAFEVVNKAWKTLENEVARKRCLEVYQEAKERTDQMILEKRKKLRKEGKHEAVPEDDPDKYKHAVYVMVMKLFADMERRRQQQDSRDQEERKRKREQEIEEEEDRKYQQEWQKNFEESRQNRVNSWQNFQASASTSSSKPKKSKKPKYASFNPPKIKPESR